A window from Podospora bellae-mahoneyi strain CBS 112042 chromosome 1 map unlocalized CBS112042p_1, whole genome shotgun sequence encodes these proteins:
- a CDS encoding uncharacterized protein (antiSMASH:Cluster_4), with product MLMDLVYNRGSPSLFCVHLSSQHQQAPASINNNFHFSFVLRRLWKSDQPIYYRSRTAWINPSSGILTFVHSLAFPFTGQGKAFKLLSSIINNIIVVVKTPSLRPQDRYLREPPITTITIG from the exons ATGTTGATGGATCTGGTATATAACCGTGGATCTCCCTCGTTGTTTTGTGTTCATCTCTCctctcagcatcagcaagCACCAGCTTctatcaacaacaactttCACTTCAGTTTTGTTCTTCGTCGGCTCTGGAAGTCCGACCAACCCATTTACTACAGGAGCCGCACGGCGTGGATCAACCCCAGCAGCGGTATTCTCACCTTTGTACATTCCCTCGCTTTCCCGTTCACCGGCCAGGGGAAAGCGTTCAAGCTTctctccagcatcatcaacaacatcatcgtcgtcgtcaagaCTCCCTCTCTTCGCCCTCAAG ACCGTTACCTGCGCGAGccgcccatcaccaccatcaccatcggtTAG
- a CDS encoding uncharacterized protein (antiSMASH:Cluster_4), whose product MTQQSCSDLVNHHEQEPFYEVPNKAISSPIRHKSQPPTHNYTHPLPHNRPQTRYNHSHKQPLSHNHAHTTTLTQPLSHVPALLHIEPNTTTTNTSRYHDTPFSILNRVFPPKQSHYPV is encoded by the exons ATGACTCAACAATCTTGCTCAGACCTGGTGAACCATCATGAGCAAGAACCCTTCTACGAA GTTCCCAACAAAGCCATATCATCCCCCATACGCCACAAGTCACAACCACCTACACATAACTATACACACCCACTACCCCACAATCGACCACAAACACGATACAACCACTCTCACAAACAACCACTCTCACACAACCACGCTCACACAACCACTCTCACACAACCACTCTCACACGTCCCCGCCCTCCTTCATATCgaacccaacaccaccaccaccaacaccagtcGCTACCATGATACCCCATTTTCGATTTTAAACCGGGTtttcccccccaaacaaTCTCATTATCCGGTGTAG
- a CDS encoding uncharacterized protein (antiSMASH:Cluster_4) has protein sequence MSRIAEVIMEVGLTPDCLSTAQHSCRSICSLLQRPVPMVGDVWFLGGPSTTTTTAACTDQIMMDRCGLRASKAGWLTGWFEGNLKIGHPTAIFVTDNTSQCEKTLRDAGQERGGTTQPVGHLNWCCKMQHPNEVAGKPVLDGFSAVDSRETGEVGRSFIGARLDQPRRASCLLLCSIECA, from the exons ATGTCTCGGATAGCTGAGGTTATCATGGAAGTTGGTCTGACTCCCGACTGTCTCTCtacagcacagcacagctgCAGAAGCATCTGCAGCCTCCTGCAGAGACCTGTCCCAATGGTCGGCGATGTTTGGTTTCTAGGTGGTCCTTcaaccacgaccaccacggcAGCTTGTACAGACCAAATCATGATGGATCGGTGTGGCTTACGTGCTTCGAAAGCTGGATGGCTCACAGGATGGTTTGAAGGCAACCTCAAGATCGGACACCCCACGGCGATATTTGTCACGGACAACACTAGCCAATGTGAGAAG ACACTACGGGATGCTGGACAAGAACGCGGGGGGACAACCCAACCGGTTGGTCATCTGAATTGGTGTTGCAAAATGCAGCATCCCAATGAGGTGGCAGGCAAACCCGTGCTCGACGGCTTCTCGGCAGTCGATTCTCGAGAGACTGGGGAAGTCGGGCGGTCATTCATCGGAGCCCGACTTGACCAGCCTAGAAGAGCCTCATGCCTCTTGTTGTGTAGCATCGAGTGTGCATGA
- a CDS encoding putative NRPS-like protein biosynthetic cluster (antiSMASH:Cluster_4; COG:I; SMCOG1127:condensation domain-containing protein; EggNog:ENOG503NWJ7) — MTLVRTSETEYFVIFIAHHICFDRASFTILSDDWMDLYDAIRSSRDLDTVPSPPIIFADFAQWHNTLLKFPPALANLDFWTQELTNLPTAGTLLPFAQRKTRPSTWQTHRRHFTNQLPSKFSKRLKRICAHLSSTPFHFLLAAWRAYLFRHTADKDFTILMLEGNRPHPDVESVIGCLANVLPLRFNNDCSLQTPFEDVITSARDLTLEALEHAEVSFDDIVDRVVGKENRPEGYMPLGQVVINFQMHGGAPWEYRHADFEVGVHRLYNIGHPCELVLEVVEGGEGEFGFFMQHCSALYPDEIWIGFGRVL; from the coding sequence ATGACCCTCGTTAGAACATCAGAAACCGAGTACTttgtcatcttcatcgcccACCACATCTGCTTCGACAGAGCCAGCTTCACAATCCTCTCAGATGACTGGATGGACCTCTACGACGCGATCCGCTCCAGTCGAGACCTCGACACGgtcccctccccacccatcATCTTTGCGGACTTCGCCCAATGGcacaacaccctcctcaagtTCCCACCAGCCCTCGCAAACCTAGACTTCTGGACCCAAgagctcaccaacctcccaaccgccggcaccctcctccccttcgcccAGCGAAAAACTCGCCCCTCAACCTGGCAAACCCACCGCCGTCACTTCACCAACCAACTCCCCTCCAAATTCTCCAAACGCCTAAAGCGCATCTGcgcccacctctcctccaccccctttcacttcctcctcgctgcGTGGCGAGCCTACCTGTTCCGGCACACCGCCGACAAAGATTTCACAATCCTAATGCTAGAAGGCAACCGTCCCCACCCCGACGTCGAGTCTGTGATCGGTTGCCTAGCTAAcgtcctccctctccgcttCAACAACGACTGCTCCCTTCAGACACCCTTTGAAGATGTCATAACCTCCGCTCGGGACCTCACGCTTGAGGCGTTGGAGCATGCGGAGGTGTCGTTTGATGATATTGTCGATCGTGTAGTTGGAAAGGAAAACAGACCAGAGGGGTATATGCCGCTGGGGCAGGTGGTGATTAACTTCCAGATGCATGGTGGTGCGCCGTGGGAGTATAGGCATGCTGATTTTGAGGTGGGGGTTCATCGATTGTATAATATTGGACATCCTTgcgagctggtgctggaggttgtggaggggggggagggggagtttgggttTTTTATGCAGCATTGCAGTGCGCTTTATCCGGATGAGATATGGAtcggttttgggagggtTTTGTGA
- a CDS encoding uncharacterized protein (antiSMASH:Cluster_4; EggNog:ENOG503P1SN) → MGPYDSQGAGPGGLYGDAPESAGATGRSDGTSPRRQYDESWVEVASQPSSSSLSSIGDEIVTTGLRVGTNSYPPRRRRSQQHRPMPASFVIGHPSSRGGATSSQEEYDETESEEDRVMTSSNEAVHPSANLLRYQTTIRRAIDIDTDSDDDENATALGRPSDAPAFRPQPNAFSHPPSHLTHRHSTSSVPPHHPPQSRPPMPHRSHTRTHRGHPNFMSPAYQADHDAALRASLTTLLSCAQAARGLGKADERRGAGPSNAGMGGLGAGVGVLPSSQPMELRLVPESELLAEGPPPPSVGGSGGPPKAPLRTASNSSAPSAPCSTSSRGKEEQQDSVEKHKRGATNQTKSSRAVKKKKTNSPGFAEGETATFLSPTLMTWVVSAGVVVLVSVVGFGAGYVIGREVGRQEGNALGSLSAVGSASNTSASCGRELVKSTSGGTLRRFRWGSMGSSVTA, encoded by the exons ATGGGGCCCTACGATTCTCAAGGCGCCGGGCCGGGAGGGCTGTATGGCGATGCTCCGGAGAGCGCGGGGGCCACGGGGCGATCTGACGGGACATCACCGCGTCGCCAATATGATG AGTCGTGGGTAGAAGTAGCCTCGCAgccgtcgtcttcgtccttGTCATCTATCGGAGATGAAATTGTAACTACGGGCCTCAGGGTCGGCACCAACTCGTACCCGCccaggcggaggaggtcgcAGCAGCACCGGCCAATGCCCGCATCTTTCGTTATCGGACATCCCTCCAGTCGTGGCGGCGCTACCAGCAGCCAGGAAGAATATGACGAGACGGAGAGTGAAGAGGATAGAGTTATGACGAGCTCAAACGAGGCAGTGCATCCCTCGGCGAATCTGCTGCGTTACCAGACTACCATCCGCCGGGCCATAGATATCGATACTGATagtgacgacgacgagaatGCGACCGCCCTTGGTCGCCCGTCAGATGCGCCCGCATTCAGGCCACAGCCAAATGCCTTCTCGCACCCGCCATCACACCTAACCCACCGCCACTCAACCAGCTCAgtacctcctcaccacccaccccaatcACGGCCTCCCATGCCTCACCGCTCACACACCCGTACGCATCGCGGCCACCCGAATTTCATGTCACCTGCCTACCAAGCCGATCACGACGCCGCGCTTCGTGCTTCACTCACGACTCTGCTGTCGTGTGCTCAGGCTGCTCGTGGTCTTGGAAAGGCCGATGAGAGACGTGGAGCCGGACCCTCAAATGCCGGCATGGGTGGACTCGGTGCAGGGGTTGGTGTCCTGCCAAGCTCGCAACCGATGGAGCTGAGGCTCGTTCCTGAATCGGAGCTCCTGGCCGAAGGCCCACCTCCGCCCTCCGTTGGCGGATCCGGCGGGCCGCCCAAGGCTCCACTTCGAACCGCATCCAACTCCAGTGCTCCCAGTGCCCCGTGCTCCACGTCGAGCAGAggaaaggaggagcagcaggattCGGTAGAGAAGCACAAGCGTGGCGCAACCAACCAGACAAAATCCTCACGGGCtgtcaagaagaaaaagaccaaCTCACCTGGATTCGCCGAAGGGGAGACAGCAACCTTCCTCAGCCCGACGCTCATGACTTGGGTGGTGAGcgctggtgtggtggtaTTGGTTTCCGTGGTAGGGTTTGGGGCAGGCTATGTCATTGGGCGCGAGGTAGGTCGGCAAGAGGGGAATGCGCTGGGTTCCTTAAGCGCTGTTGGTTCGGCGTCAAACACCTCTGCGAGCTGTGGGCGCGAGCTGGTCAAGTCTACATCCGGTGGAACGCTGAGGAGGTTCCGATGGGGCTCGATGGGAAGCAGTGTGACTGCCTAG
- a CDS encoding putative PKS/NRPS-like protein biosynthetic cluster (SMCOG1021:malonyl CoA-acyl carrier protein transacylase; antiSMASH:Cluster_4; COG:I; EggNog:ENOG503NWJ7), giving the protein MASSTSKDKHPNTPAIIGMAYRVPGAITPARIWDNLQNKDLEYYPKYAITGTGNSILSNRISYMYNLSDGRCRSFDRDGEGYVRGDGVCAVVLKRREEGVGDGDWVRAVVRGSGVNHDGKTDGITLPSAELQEGLIRETHGRAGIDPDDTGYFEAHGTETKAGDPREAAAIGKVFGTSTRTRPLYMGSVKSNIGHLEGAAGLAGIIKATLAIQNGKIPPNMHFHKPSPEILFDEWKLKVPTSALDWVESDGKPRRASINCFGYGSVNAHVVLEQPLDSPTVIVNGVDKAKARPYLLPLTSHSEVAGEKAISNLASYLSSKKGGAGVEELADALSSGASSAKWTQPLDCEQPIRVGYVFTGQGAQTYDMGRELILHSEAFRATLERCDEALQTLSDKPDWRIVDELLHDEEGSRLSKSRFSQPVCTAVQVAVVDLLSDWGVKPSAVCGHSSGEIAAAYAAGVLSLGRAIFTAYYRGLYMSAGLEAADCIPGAMMAVGLSAAELKVELGAYADRLTITAINSPSSVTVSGDLDAVTELKEKLLARKAFARQLKVEQAFHSHHLAPMAPRYQAALEGRELVVCSQKPTARMLSSVTARVVSHSGSLGPGYWAANMVQPVRFSDALTGAVLDEEEKPTVDILLEIGPHPALKAPAKEVLKLLGLDKTPYLGTLSRDRSAYESLLSTAGELFTLGYPVDLPVINGPGNRLVDLPTYAWNHKNYWSLNRLTTEHLHRETRHTLLGVPVPGGAHHIPRWRNYIRLRVIAWLRDHCVDGKVVFPAAGYCCMAIEAAVRLGDRRNERIAAVHLKEVLIKPPLALREDHDEGAETVLELRPVAESARTFSEEWFEFEVSSLEEGLETRHCHGRIWVEYGEPRGLRSLAKVEGVEEMRGRSDRYVSAKSLYERLERLDLKYGPYFALLKGDVVSGPGLAVAEFEFYPMVFPKHELEERTVLHPTLLDSMFHDISGILVEQGGRGERRRYTVQTRTELPSQRMAVNHILLREEGSGELIIEATGNEVTALGSDGQGQGRALFFRQRWQPCFDLLEGAEVEGGVGGLVRLYTFQHPTSRVLLAMKYAEAEALLAHLAVPVTGRPLYETLHILSEETQWSERFDVLAGPEGRYDLVIVGKDAELSPEALQISLASNAVVVTSESLTEWTPVATASEWAAYRPATNVSTAQIDLTVILPTVSSETTRAILEELEAFPYIASVTTTTINEVTAHNLATKHVVVLSSLDNHPNPIDPPSEWFGTRHLPTLENITLIWLTLGATIQSTNPSHAKILGVPRVARNENQASRLLSLDIQPSTSPAIITKQILPCLSTASEEDFSLHHTTLHIPRIEEDLPLNRKIGLLETLHFVPLPQHNTALGDNQVLIRVKASALNFHDLTVALGIIQDYNMGNECAGIITAIGASVTNLSPGDRVVAYRPGQGAHQTFVRQDSEMCVKIPDTMSFSLGASLPVTVTTAFYSLFTVAIQMAKNIGARVLVTCSEGKRGLMRERYGMGEGEVFNSRDDSFSGWETAHATWGCLAPFGRFVEIGKRDIHQNSNLGMDPFRRNVSFASVDMILVYELDKPLAARLLGETFEMVFSGEVRPPERLFEYSYGQAEKAFRLMQLGRYTGKIVLTVDEEEEEVVVMVAPPSYDQRLLFKRGRTYLLVGGLGGLGTATAEWMYLRGARRFAFMSQSGDQSNNGRKTVNWLRLRKAEVSVYKGDVGVLADVENVVREIGPSLAGVFHIAVVLQDGMIRSLSFDQYQTGLPTKCTGAWNLHTATLGIDLDFFVCWSLVSAICGNKGQGAYVAANAYMDAFMRWRREQGLVRTTTNLGAVPTRGLVAENELVRKSLDRNKLDILTEQKLMFLMRKQYS; this is encoded by the exons ATGGCAAGCTCCACCAGCAAAGACAAACACCCCAACACCccagccatcatcggcaTGGCCTACCGGGTGCCCGGAGCCATCACCCCAGCCCGTATCTGGGACAACCTTCAGAACAAGGACTTGGAGTACTACCCCAAGTACGCCATCACTGGGACGGGGAATTCCATTCTTAGTAATAGGATTTCGTACATGTATAATCT TTCTGATGGGAGGTGTAGGAGTTTTGAtagggatggggaggggtatgtgaggggtgatggggtttgtgcggtggtgctgaagaggagggaggagggggttggggatggggattggGTGAGGGCTGTTGTGAGGGGTAGTGGGGTTAATCATGACGGGAAGACGGATGGGATTACGCTGCCGTCGGCGGAGTTGCAGGAGGGGTTGATTAGGGAGACGCATGGGAGGGCGGGGATTGATCCGGATGATACGGGGTATTTTGAG GCTCATGGAACGGAGACCAAGGCGGGCGATCCTCGTGAAGCTGCTGCTATCGGTAAAGTCTTTGGCACGTCTACCCGCACGAGACCGCTTTATATGGGCAGTGTCAAATCCAATATTGGACATTTGGAAGGCGCGGCTGGTCTTGCGGGTATTATCAAGGCGACGTTGGCTATTCAGAATGGCAAGATCCCGCCCAATATGCATTTCCACAAGCCTAGCCCGGAGATACTCTTTGACGAGTGGAAACTCAAGGTTCCCACTTCTGCCCTGGACTGGGTCGAGTCAGATGGAAAGCCGCGCCGGGCAAGCATCAACTGTTTTGGGTATGGCAGTGTGAATGCCCATGTTGTTCTTGAACAACCTCTTGACTCCCCAACTGTCATAGTCAATGGTGTtgacaaggccaaggcgcGGCCGTACCTGCTTCCGCTCACTTCACACTCGGAGGTAGCCGGTGAGAAAGCGATCAGCAACCTCGCCAGTTacctcagcagcaagaaggGG GGGGCTGGCGTTGAAGAGCTAGCCGACGCCCTTTCATCCGGGGCATCAAGCGCTAAATGGACTCAACCTCTTGACTGTGAACAGCCTATTCGAGTAGGGTATGTCTTTACGGGCCAGGGTGCCCAGACATATGACATGGGCCGGGAGTTGATACTTCACTCTGAAGCGTTCCGGGCAACACTGGAGCGTTGCGATGAGGCTTTACAGACGTTGTCTGATAAGCCTGACTGGAGGATTGTTGATGAGCTCCTtcatgatgaggaggggtcgCGGCTTTCTAAAAGCAGGTTCTCGCAGCCGGTGTGCACGGCTGTTCAGGTTGCAGTTGTTGACTTGTTGTCTGATTGGGGAGTGAAGCCGTCGGCGGTGTGTGGGCATTCGTCTGGTGAGATAGCAGCTGCGTATGCGGCGGGTGTTTTGTCGCTTGGAAGGGCGATTTTCACGGCGTATTACCGTGGGTTGTACATGTCTGCTGGCCTTGAAGCAGCAGACTGCATCCCAggggcgatgatggcggtgggaCTGTCAGCAGCTGAGCTAAAGGTTGAGTTGGGGGCGTATGCAGACCGGCTCACTATCACGGCTATCAACAGCCCTTCTAGCGTGACGGTCTCGGGAGACTTGGATGCAGTCACggagttgaaggagaagttgCTTGCTCGGAAGGCGTTTGCCCGGCAGTTAAAAGTCGAGCAAGCTTTTCACTCGCACCATCTGGCTCCCATGGCTCCACGGTATCAAGCCGcgctggaggggagggagttggttgtTTGTTCGCAGAAGCCTACCGCTAGGATGCTCTCTAGTGTCACTGCCCGTGTCGTCTCCCACTCCGGGTCGCTCGGGCCGGGGTACTGGGCAGCAAACATGGTCCAACCAGTCCGGTTCTCTGACGCTCTCACTGGAGCGGttctggatgaggaggagaaaccAACAGTGGATATCCTTCTTGAAATTGGCCCTCACCCAGCCCTCAAAGCTCCCGCTAAAGAAGTCCTCAAACTACTCGGGCTAGACAAGACCCCTTACCTCGGCACGCTCTCTCGTGACCGCTCGGCATATGAGTCCCTTCTTAGCACAGCAGGAGAGCTTTTTACTCTCGGATACCCCGTTGATTTACCAGTCATCAACGGCCCTGGCAACCGCCTTGTGGATTTACCAACCTACGCGTGGAACCACAAGAACTACTGGTCTTTGAACCGCCTCACCACTGAGCACCTCCACCGCGAAACACGACACACACTTCTTGGAGTTCCCGTTCCGGGGGGGGCTCATCACATCCCAAGGTGGAGGAATTACATCCGGTTGCGTGTGATCGCTTGGTTGAGAGATCATTGTGTAGATGGGAAGGTGGTTTTCCCCGCGGCGGGTTATTGCTGTATGGCTATTGAAGCGGCGGTCAGACTTGGGGACCGTAGGAACGAAAGGATTGCCGCGGTGCATCTGAAGGAGGTTTTGATAAAACCCCCGCTTGCTCTGAGGGAGGACCATGACGAGGGGGCGGAGACGGTGTTGGAACTGAGGCCTGTGGCGGAGTCGGCGAGGACGTTTTCGGAGGAGTGGTTCGAGTTTGAGGTTTCGAGTTTAGAGGAGGGTCTGGAGACGAGGCATTGCCATGGGAGGATTTGGGTTGAGTATGGCGAgccgagggggttgaggtcgTTGGCAAaagtggagggggtggaggagatgagggggaggtcggatAGGTATGTGAGTGCCAAGTCGCTGTatgagaggttggagaggctGGATTTGAAGTATGGGCCTTACTTTGCGCTACTAAAGGGGGATGTTGTCTCTGGACCGGGTCTTGCGGTTGCCGAGTTTGAATTTTATCCGATGGTGTTTCCGAAGcatgagctggaggagcggACGGTGCTTCATCCGACGTTGTTGGATTCGATGTTTCAT GATATTTCGGGGATATTGGTGGAgcaaggggggaggggggagaggaggaggtataCGGTGCAGACGAGGACGGAGTTGCCGAGTCAGAGGATGGCGGTTAATCATattttgttgagggaggaggggtcgggGGAGTTGATTATTGAGGCCACGGGGAATGAGGTTACTGCGTTGGGGAGTGATGGTCAGGGGCAAGGGAGGGCGTTGTTTTTCCGGCAGAGGTGGCAGCCTTGTTTtgatttgttggagggggccgaggttgaggggggagttggggggctggtgaggttgtataCCTTTCAGCATCCTACTTCGAGGGTTTTGCTGGCTATGAAATACGCTGAGGCTGAAGCTCTGCTGGCTCATTTGGCAGTGCCAGTCACGGGCCGACCGCTGTATGAGACTCTGCATATTCTGAGCGAGGAAACTCAGTGGTCGGAAAGGTTTGATGTGTTGGCTGGGCCAGAAGGCCGGTATGATCTCGTTATCGTGGGCAAGGACGCTGAGCTTTCTCCTGAGGCACTGCAAATATCACTTGCCAGCAATGCTGTGGTTGTCACCAGCGAGTCTCTTACGGAATGGACACCGGTTGCAACCGCTTCCGAATGGGCCGCTTATCGCCCAGCAACCAACGTCTCCACAGCTCAGATTGACTTGACAGTGATCCTACCAACTGTTTCCTCGGAAACAACACGAGCCATCCTGGAAGAACTCGAGGCATTCCCCTACATCGCCTCagttaccaccaccaccataaaCGAAGTCACCGCTCATAATCTCGCCACCAAGCACGTCGTAGTCCTAAGCAGCCTTGacaaccacccaaaccccatcGACCCCCCCTCAGAATGGTTCGGTACCCGCCATCTCCCCACCCTTGAaaacatcaccctcatctGGCTCACCCTCGGCGCAACAATCcaatccaccaacccctctcACGCCAAAATTCTCGGCGTCCCCCGCGTGGCCCGCAACGAAAACCAAGCCtctcgcctcctctccctcgacatccaaccctccacctctcccgccatcatcacaaaaCAGATCCTCCCCTGCCTGTCAACCGCCTCAGAAGAGGacttctccctccaccacacaaccctccacatcccccgcATAGAAGAagacctccccctcaacc GCAAAATCGGCCTCCTCGAAACCCTCCACTtcgtccccctcccccaacacaaCACCGCCCTTGGTGATAACCAAGTCCTCATTCGTGTCAAAGCCTCCGCCCTCAACTTCCACGACCTGACTGTAGCGTTGGGGATAATCCAAGACTACAACATGGGCAACGAATGCGCGGGTATCATCACCGCCATTGGCGCCTCCGTTACTAACCTTTCCCCTGGGGACCGGGTGGTAGCTTACCGTCCTGGCCAGGGGGCACATCAGACTTTTGTTCGTCAGGATAGTGAGATGTGCGTGAAGATACCTGACACAATGTCATTTTCTTTGGGGGCGAGTCTGCCCGTCACGGTGACGACGGCGTTTTATTCGCTTTTCACG GTGGCGATTCAGATGGCGAAAAATATCGGGGCGAGGGTGCTGGTTACTTGTtcggaggggaagagggggttgatgagggaaaggtatgggatgggggagggggaggtgtttAATTCGAGGGATGATTCTttt TCTGGCTGGGAAACTGCTCATGCCACGTGGGGGTGTTTGGCGCCGTTTGGGAGGTTTGTCGAGATTGGGAAGAGGGACATACATCAGAATTCGAACTTGGGGATGGATCCGTTCAGAAGGAATGTCAGTTTTGCTTCGGTAGATATGATTTTGGTTTATGAGTTGGATAAACCTCtggcggcgaggttgttgggggagacGTTTGAGATGGTGTTttctggggaggtgaggccGCCTGAGAGGTTGTTTGAGTATTCTTATGGTCAGGCGGAGAAGGCGTTTCGGTTGATGCAGCTGGGGAGGTATACGGGGAAGATTGTTCTTactgttgatgaggaggaggaggaggtggtggtgatggttgccCCGCCGAGTTATGATCAGAGGCTGTTATTCAAGAGGGGTAGGACGTATCTTTTGGttggggggctgggggggctggggacggcgacggcggagTGGATGTATCTTCGtggggcgaggaggtttgCGTTCATGTCCCAGTCGGGGGATCAGAGTAATAATGGGAGGAAGACGGTGAATTGGCTCAGGTTGAGGAAAGCTGAGGTCAGTGTTTACAAGGGGGATGTGGGTGTTTTGGCTGATGTTGAGAACGTCGTTCGGGAGATTGGTCCTTCGCTGGCTGGCGTTTTTCATATTGCGGTTGTGCTACAGGACGGCATGATCAGGTCGTTGTCGTTTGATCAGTACCAAACCGGGCTGCCCACCAAGTGCACCGGTGCGTGGAATTTGCACACAGCAACGTTGGGCATCGACTTGGACTTTTTCGTCTGCTGGTCGTTGGTGTCGGCCATCTGCGGTAACAAGGGACAAGGAGCCTATGTTGCCGCCAATGCGTACATGGATGCCTTCATGCGCTGGCGACGGGAGCAGGGCCTTGTCAGAACGACTACGAATCTTGGTGCTGTGCCCACGAGGGGCTTGGTTGCTGAGAATGAGCTTGTCAGGAAGAGCCTCGACAGAAACAAGCTCGATATCCTCACGGAGCAAAAACTCATGTTTTTGATGAGGAAGCAGTACAGCTGA
- a CDS encoding uncharacterized protein (EggNog:ENOG503PFU7; antiSMASH:Cluster_4): protein MASNPVMPKLDDSASDVSSVDSRGRRRRRNNKQLAQAGGLSNPAVLPRLADTKPVRLQLGLNLDVEVELKARLQGDVSLTLLVEEKPTSRPKESVELVPDLFGVVYGYSSSHEGKVKEERKEMFYMRIGQMSFRQNWVERELAYAHGLPVDSGFGDIDRVCGWEVG from the exons ATGGCTTCCAACCCCGTCATGCCCAAG CTCGACGACTCCGCCTCGGACGTCTCGTCGGTCGACTCGCGCGGCCGTCGCCGCCGCAGAAACAACAAGCAGCTCGCCCAGGCTGGCGGCTTGTCCAACCCTGCTGTGCTGCCCCGTCTGGCTGACACCAAGCCTGTGAGGCTTCAGCTTGGGCTTAACCTTGACGTGGAGGTTGAGCTGAAGGCTAGGCTGCAGGGTGATGTCTCGTTGACACTGCT GGTTGAGGAGAAACCCACGTCACGGCCAAAGGAGAGTGTGGAGTTGGTGCCGGATTTGTTTGGGGTTGTTTATGGGTATAGTAGTAGTCATGAagggaaggtgaaggaggagaggaaagagATGTTTTACATGCGGATTGGGCAGATGAGCTTCAGGCAGAACTGGGTTGAAAGAGAG CTCGCTTACGCTCACGGTTTGCCTGTTGATTCTGGCTTTGGGGATATTGATAGGGTTTGTGGTTGGGAAGTGGGTTGA